The genomic interval tggaaaaaaaacaagtcctGATGACCAACAGGAAGAGCTGAAAATAGAAACAGAGGCCAGCTGGTCTCTTCTTCCAAGTGTGAAAGTGTTTTATATTGTGCCTCCTAAAAATCAAAAGTTTGACTACACGAAGTGGCCAATACAAAAGGGTTACCACCATCACTGTGTGTCTGTGGTTTTGGGAGTGATCACTGCTGCAAGGCTTCGTACTGTTCTCCTAATGTGTCTATGAGGCTTTTTAGGAGAATGTGACTAGCACCCTACAGAGATTTAAGGATGGAGACCCTATGCAAAAGATCTGAACAGCTTTAGGTGCAAAATAGGCACCAATACACTTTGCTTAGAGACCATGACACTTCCAAGTATACatgaaagctgatttttaagCATGCAGGAAACTTTATGCCTTTTAGATTTTGCCAGCAGGTTCAGATGCCTGAGAACATCGGACTGTGATCCATGTTAAGACACAAGTATATTTAAAACCCCGTGCATAACCATAATTACCATGTTAGGCACCCAAACTGCAGTCAGGAGAAACAGTGCAGTATAAGCCCTTATCACAGCAAGAGACCTTCAATATCAGATTAGAGCATATTAAAACATATGCacattcccatttttaaaacctaaggccattctcatttttaatgcaagagCAACAGAACTatcactcttaaaaaaatattaagtatgTTTCAAGATTAAACTACTTACTTACCACATCGCTTTTAACTTGCATCTCCTATGAAGCCTATATTTTATACAGGCTATATAATACTACGAAGTATACAGCAAGTTACTAAAACTGTGCATAAGACGCAAGAGCAACATCTTAATATCCTCTTGGAAAACAGACAAATGCATTGTTTAGTCTACAATGATTTCACAGATCAAGCTGATGTGAcggtaatttattttattactgcatGAAGAGTTAAAAGACCAGTACAATGCTTAAGGCTGAAATTCAACCTTATGCAGAGGAACTAGTGCAAGATTCATATACTAGTAAAGTACCACTAAAGCACTGCTTCCAAACAGGCGAGAACCAGACCAATACATAAAGCATCAGTGGTGCTAACAGTGATCCTAAGAGGAACtcatcttaggaaaaaaaatcttgggaaATTCTCTTATGAAAGATTTCACTCCCAGGGTTTGGGTCTAGATACTAACTACAAGAAGCACTCTCCCAGATATTTTTCTGGATTTAAGCATAGAAACACATCATTTTCTCAAGAAGCTGCCTTGAAAAGTGAAGTTTTGAGAGGGAGATATCAAAAGATAGGAGGTTCGGGGGAACATCATCTTCAGTAAGTGTCTTCAAACCAAGACAAACCTGTATTACAGATAATTTTGTAGGATTTTACAAAATGTACactatatatattatatatgcatataaaacagtattatttCAATCGCTAAGTTCTTCCTCATCACTGAAATAAGCACTTTTCTTAATCCGTGGACGTTTTGAATCATCTGAAATTGAAGATTCCCCTGCAGTCTGCGTCCATCTTTGTTGTTCTTCCTCAATTTTGGCTTGCTGCAATGAAAGAAGGAGAAGTATTAGCTAGgattaagaaaaattaagatgcATTACAAACAATAATGCTAACTATTAATATGCATTGAATTATTTAATAAGTTAAAGAATTCAAAGGGTTTATCTCCATTTCCAGATAAACTGTGCAATGAATGCactagaaaacatttctgaaagtagCTCTCGCATGCAAACAGTAAGTCTTCTGCACCAATGCAGGCCACATGGAGTACCCTCTGTTTTCGCCCATGGCAAACTTACAGAACTATAGAGCAGCTGAGATCTGAAGCAAAGAATGCATCGTGTTTTAAATTGACATCATTGAATCAGCTTTGTTCCACTAACAAGCCTTCTATCAGTTGTCTTTTGCAGTCAGGGAATGAATGTCTTCAGGGATGTAAAGGTTATTCAACTGAAGGTTTAAATAGATGCTTCCTATTTTTACTAGGAAATATGCTATCCCAGTTAAAATCTTTGAATGGCAAGAGAAATGGGAATGTTTCCTGGCTTGTTTACATTTACAGGTTTTACTTCCAATTGTGGAGTTTTCTGGGGGTGAGGTAGGGATAATTGTGCATATTTGCATCAATTTTTTTGGACTACATCACGTAAAAGCTTTGCACTCATTACAGTCATATTCAGGACAAAGTTATCTTAAAACctcttgagggtttttttgggggagaCGGGGCACACAGAGGACAGCTGAGGACAAAGAAATTTGAACATCAGGACAGGTTTGCTCTGTGTAGTGAAGCAAAAGCCTGTAAAGAAGTAGTAAAGAAGATAGTAATACAGCTGTCAGACTATCTATCTACATAACAAAAAATGCGTTAAATAGGTTTTGAGAGGTCTGTTAGAGACCATGATGGACTGTACTAGGCAAAGGAAGTGCTCCAGAAACAGATGTTGTTCAAGGATATTCTACTGAGTGAGGGCAGAGGATGCACCTGGTCATTTATACATGACTGTTTTTCTGGCTGCTCCGTTAACAAAGTAAAGAGGGATTTGTGGACCAAAAACCTaatacagcagcacagcacaaacacagcaatagtgaaacagttaaaaaaataagaaaaaaaaaaaaagactgaagatGCCTGCAATATGAAGAAACCAACTATAGTCACCAACTACTGCCAGGCAAGAGTGCCCTGTGTGCTACAGGGTGGACAGACTTACAGGTGTATCTCAGaacttttgaaaagcagctaaaaaagGAAGTAGAgttgcatttaaataataataagtaATAAATGCGCAATGCTTCAATTTTGTACCTGAAAAGCTATGGCTTGGCTGAGGCTATCTAGAGCAGgatcttctccttcctcctcactttcttcttcctcctcgcTTCATCGcgcagagagagagaaaaatatatagatctttattttaagtattcagTATGAAAAAGCTTCCTAATAGAAGTAGTAACATGTAAATTAATATACATACATTTCTTCTGGCTCgactattttctttctcttcttcttttcttttttttttggtggctcCCGCTCCCCTAGCATATTTTTAGGACAAGCATAACTTAAGTGTCCTGCTTccttggagaaaaagaaatactgcttaACAGAAACCATTACAAACAACTATATGTTAAAACATATAATGAGGAAAGTTAATGTAAGACAGTTCACAcggaaaaaaatggaagcaattaGTAAGATAAATGGAATGCTGAATTAGCACACAGAAGACAAACTCTTCTCTATAAGCTTGCCATGGAAACAGAGAGATTGGTGGTGATATGCATGTTTAACTGCAAATTGAGAACAAGCCATGAgcaaagtagattttttttggctgctgaaATAGCTGAATATACTACAGCATAGTTTATTTTCAAGACAAGATACAAACCTCAGCATTAGCAGTTTAAGAAACAGGAGTGAGTCAACATTTTTGCTCTAAAAAGTGTACGAATATAAAACGAGTCTGTATTTGACATTAAATACTATCTAAATCTTAATCTATGTTATTATGTTCAGGAAAAGTGAGGAATTGCCTAAAACTTAAAACACACTTCTTCTGTATAAAAACAGTTGTttccaatatttattttactgccaACTGTACGGTGAACTTCCAAAGATACAGcaaaagcaagtattttgaAGCAAAGATTAGGAAGTTTTCCTTCTCAGGCAGCATTATACTGACACTCAGATCTGTCTGCTCATCAGTGTGTTAAGCAGCAGTTATACATACGTATTTTCCCCCACTCCCAAAAtcccaaataaaaaacaaaagcgGTACTATCATTCCTGAAAATGGTACAACTGCTATGCAAGTTGATaatatcaacagaaaaaaaattaatttaacagcATGGGCAGGATTCGTAATGGCCAAACTGAAGAAACAAGCTAAaagtctgtgctggttttggctcgggtacagttaattttcttcatactaactggtatggggctgtgctttggatttgtgctgaaaacagtgtcgataacccagggatgtttccgtcactgctgagcagtgctcacccagagccaagggcttttctgcttctccccccaccccaccagcgaggaggctgggggggcacaaggggttggggggggacacagccgggacagccgaccccgactgacccaagggagaTCCCACACcgtaggacgtcatgctcagcaatgaAACTCGGGGGAAGGTTGGCTGGGGTGGCCGCTGCtcggggattggctgggcatcggtcggttggtggtgagcaactgttttcatttgcatcacttgtctttcttgggttttatttctctctctttgttattttccttttcattaccatttattattatttcattttatttcaagtattaaactgttcttatctcaacccacgagttttctcacttttacccttccaattctctttcCCGCATCCCGCTAGGCAGGGAGTGAGCAAGGAGATGTGAGGTGCTTAGCTGCcagttggggttaaaccacaacagagtCAAAAGATGGAATATATTagttcatttttggttttactcACCCCACATTCGTAACACTTAGACTTATCAAAGTAGTTACGCCTGCGAATGaattctgctgctcttccattATCAATGGCAATACTTGCTTTTATTACTCTTCCAAACAACTACAGcaaattggaaaataaaaaaaaaggtaaatattttggGACTGTAAACCCAACCCTCCTGCCATAACAACTTTCCACAATTTACCTGTTTGTTATTAAGTGCCCGAGAACAGTTTTGTGCAGATTCTTTAtccaaaaacaaaataaaggcaaCTCCTTTGCTCTTCCTGGTGTCTTTGTCTTTCATAATAGTAACTCTGAAAACATATAACCACATTATTGATACACTAAAATTACTTCAgagacattttttccttaaagatcTCAGTGGGATCTTAGCTTTGTTATATAGCAAAAGGGAGAAAGTATATTTAACAATAGGAAGGCTTGCtaaacagaaattcaaaggaAGAGCTAACCTGGCCATATGCTTACAGGTAGAGtgaagatgatttaaaaaaaaggtatgtgGGGTCTTTCTGGGTCCAGTATCATTCTTTATTCCCTTGGATGACTTGAAGAACAGACAACATACTCTTTAGATTTGCAGACAACCTAACTGGAGGGAACTACACATACGGGAGgtgaaattaaaattcaggaGTAACCTTGACCATTGCTAACATTGCTGAAAAACACAGTGTATTGAACCGCACCCAAACTGAGAAATCTATGTTCGTGTAGGACTAACCAGCTAAACAGGTTCACAAGAGGAAACGATACATATATGCAGCATTGTTCTACAAATATCTCCAACTGGAATCCAAGCAGGTCATGGATGCATGTGTTATTTTACATGACATATAAAGTTAAATCTACAGTCTAACATTGGAATCAACAGCTGCAGTAacacataaaaaaattcaagacaGATTTAGACCCAGTAAAAACAACgaagaaaaagaatgacaaGAAGTGAAGCAGGGGTGGAACCCACACAACCTCAAGTCTTTCAATCTTAACAGCAATCGTATTTAGCcctaaaaaaacaaacagtgggAAACAGGATACCAGTCTCCatgtacataaaaataaaagcacatgcTAAAAAGTAGGGAATAAACTCCTCCTTGTGTCCACCACAGGCAGAACAAGGTTCAGCCATAAGGCAAGCCAAAATTGTAAGTAATAGGacgctttaaaaaaaaaaccaccaaaacaaataaaccagcCCCGCTTCAATGCAGAAGGCCTACCAGCAAACCTGCATAAGTAACAGATGACCTACACAGTAAAAAgtgtataaaataaaagctcGGTAAAGAAAGCTCaattttcccccaaatacaGAATTCACAGAAAGATAGAGCTTAGAACAGTTTTTCTGCCAAGGCCTCTCAGACAAGGATGCGTCCAACTGAACGCATTGAGTTGAATTGTCAATAAAGCTGACTTTAGAACAATTCTATTAATTCTTTCGCCAAGTTACTCTTCCAAGAGTTCCAATGGAACCCTAATATGACTGTCAAGCTTCTAATTGGGATATCAAACGTACCAGTTAATAACACAGGCATAGAAAGAAACAAGTGTGACAAATCTTTAAGAAGTCAGCAACCTCTTGAAGCCCTAGAAAGTCTGATTTCTCACTGAACAAACTGAGATGCAATCATAATAGCCAGGATATATTGGGGCAAGAAATGTAGTACAGAAGAAAAGTGAGCATGATTTTGCTGAGTCAAGacacacttcaaaaaaaaaaaaagtctaataaaGCTTAATTAAATAAAGTTAAAGCTGACCTAGATGTCATCGTAAACCTTTCTGCAAAGTGTTTTAAGTCCCTGAACAAAGACTCTATAGAAATCAAgctaatatttgaaaatatttttcttgggaATTAATGACTAGCTACAAACAGGAAACTGATCCTTGTTAGCCTCAGTTTCACAGGGAAATGGGAATACCAGTAGAATCCCACAGTATCTCCACTGTTTATAGTCAGGTCAGCTTGCACAGAGGCaaacaggaaacaaattttgctagataaaaaaaaaatatcacgGTAGTATTTTACACATAGTATTCTGTGACTCTTTTTACCTTTGGTTTAACTTCTGGCAGTGACTAGAcaaaatgtcaggaaaaagtTAATGTCAGTAAGGGAATTTTTTGCAAGACTATATATAGGTGGGGGAAAGTAGTAACTGCGCAGACAGAATGCAAGTTCTAAATTAGCTACTTTCACACAGGATGCAGTGCAGGATTTCTTCTGCATAGGCATCTGAAAACACCATTTCTGTTGTCTAcgacagtaaaaaaaaaagcaaataaaaggatagaaactattaaaaaaggaaaaaaaaaagagaatgctGCTATGACACCTTTGAAATAAGCAATACATCATACAGCCAATACTTCATACAATTCTCATCCTCCTATCAAACAAGTTCAAAAGCCAAGACAGGAGGAGACCCCtacccccaaacacacacagtaTAGGTATATTACCAAATGATAGCAGGGAGGTCAGAAGTGTCACATTTATGGAGAACAGGCCCCTCAATGGATAAACACCAGCGTTACTACAACCTTTGCTTAGGATTTTTCTAAATCAGTAGTTCAGCGATTGACTTAACCATGTCAGACACCCCACCCTGGAAACAACAGGCACCGCAGGTGCCCAGTTGTATTGGTCACTGCATGTCTGCCAGAGCCCTACATAAGGGTTTTCCTCTCggtcaatttaaaaaaaaatacatttttctaaagtTATAGTTTGGCTTTTCCTGCTATTTGTCACCTGAAACACACTCCTGAGACTTCAAAGACTTTGAAGGTAGCTCTGTATCTCACAGATTGTTACAACAGCTACTAGAAGTTAGATATTTGGTGGTGTAGGGTTAAAAACTGAAGTCTTGAGTCTCATCATTCTgaccagttaaaaaaataaagaaacaaaccagcaaGTTCCTTACTGTGGCATTTATTTCTATCATTTGAACACAGAGGCAGGTATTCACAAGTACTGTTCATGAATACCCTACATATTAAAAGCCATTACTCTGCAGCCTTACATCTAATCTTAAACATAATACTAAGCAGTCACAATAACAAGTCCCTCTAGAACCACAAATAGAGGAACCGTACGTTGCAATTGTGCGAACTGTTTGTGGGAATTGTGACATCTAGTTCACATAAGTAGAAGCTCCCACTTTCACTTAGCCACTTGTGTCCCAGGCGGTGTTCGGGGGGAAGGGGAACAATACTTGCTAGAAGAATATTGTTTCAACTACTTCAGAGAAAAGACCACTGGTAAATGACAACATTCTGCTTGCTCTTAAGAAGTGGTTAGCAAAACCTGTCCCCAGCACAAATATTCTTACATTATGTATGTACCTGCAAGAACTTCCAGttgttaaattaaatttatactttattaaaaatgaacaggACTTCAATAGAGTTCCACATTCATACTTAAAGTATAAAAAGCACAAGACTTTCAAGTGAAGCAaagacattaaatatttaaaatgaaagctacaAAAATAGCAGGCCATATCAGGTCACTTACTTGACAACTTTCCCATACtttgaaaatatctgaaatataaaacaaaatgaaaagatttaagAACTGACAATTGCATTTCATTAGTAATAAATTAATCAAGACATACTTTTCTAAGTAAAAGATATATAGCAGTATTGTATTTACATTCAGAACTGTTGTCAACAAGTTTAACCTGAACAAtgcagctcttaaaaaaaacttacCCTGTACAGGTCGTTGTTTGTCAAAGCAAAGGGTAAATTGGACACATACACTGTGCTTTTGCTTGGTGCCAACCCACCACTCATTTTTCtgatgaaaggagaaagagagaagagttAAACTGTATTCAACAGAGAAATCAATTAAAACAAgtcacaaaacttttttttaatgttcttttccaAGCCTAGCCCAGACAGTCATGATAAAGTTGCAGGAAAGCACAGCTTTCATTTGCCTTTCATCATTTTACATGAAATTAGTGTTTGCCTTCACGTGCTACAGAAGACATAcattccttccccctcccctggATCCAAAGCATATTTTTGCTGTATGTGAGTCAATTTGTAAGTCATGGAAAAACAGCCAAGTTAGTGTACTTAAAATAAACCTCTGCTGATTTGTGCAGTAAAGAAAGGTTTATGTccagaaagaaacaagtaatGTCCATTTATTAAACATTATGGCCAATATGTGAAATTATTGACCTTTGTTCAAGTACCCGCATGATCTCATTCTTTATACAACTTTCAGTTCAGCTGCATTCAACATAGAATAAACCACAATCAATTACGGCAAAAAAAAGCTTCCCTAAAGCAGAGTCTTAATTATtgcagggggggaaaaaagggataCTACATTGATGTTAAAATGTATCTAAGATGCTAAAGCAGCAAGCATTTCCTCTTGTATCTGTTGGTCAGGCTTCTACACTGCTCTGGAACTGCAAGTGTCCGGAGCCCATCACAGACGgcatctccccttcctcctcctcctcctgctctaTACTGGCAGGAACCAGGGAAATCTCAAAGCCATTTTCATTTCCCAGTCTCTATTAAGCTCTTGAAACTAAGTATGTCTGGAAACAACAAATCAATTCAAAACCACTGTTATAACTGCATACACATCCTCTAATACTAGGTGAAGAGCAACTGAACTAACTTGAAAAAGTACAGCCTACGGTTTTCCTCACGTTTGGACATTTCCCAAAATTTTAAGTGGTGCTAAAGTCTGTGCAAAACACTTCTTCCCTTTGATCCATTCTGTAGCCATGGCTCAGTCCAAGAGCTAAGCGGGTAAAATTTAAGATCAGAATAAAGCACAGCCCTTATGAGAGGGCACACCAAACAGGTCAGCAAAACCATTCTCCAAGCTCTCCAATTACTACCTCCTTATCCAGTTTCCCGCAGCCTTATTCCTGCTTCTTGGCACCCCTAGCCGATTCCTAACTGAGGATCAAGCCATTTCTTCAGCAAGAccaactcattttaaaaatgcagacaaaagcTGATAAAGGGATAAAAGACACTAAAGTATTAAAAATCAACATCTGTCAGAGTACACAGCTTCTTCGGGGACTTTTCAGGTAGTGAGTCTGAGCAGATTGCTTGGCCGAGTGCCAGCGAAGTAACTAATGTCACACTCTAATCCGGCTGTGGTGATTTTCTGGCATTTCATGATTCAGTCATCTGAAGACCTGATATTCCCAGTAGACACTGATTATCCAAGCgttttgcttctctttgctgACATGCCTACTGTACCACAATTCATTTGAGCAGCAGTTTCCAAGTGATCGAATTTTGAGCTCTTCCATGTTCAGAGACTGTGTTTTCTGGCATGAGCAGAAATGGCAACATAAAGgttaagcaaatgaaaacagaataaatttgcAACAAAGGCCACGCATTGCATCTGGTGTTACACAGAGTGGATTCATTATCCCAAATTCCTTGCTGCTTGGCATTAGTATCCTTGACAAGCCTAACCATGCTGACTTGGCAACACGCCACGCAAAGAGATGGCCTGAAGTGCAGTTATCCAGATGCACAGTGGATACAAAGGATTCAGTAAGAGCTACCTCAGTGCTGCATTACAGTATGTCGCCAATGCTAATATATTGCAACAGCggaggagaaaacagcagaggTGAACCTCAGGTGGCTGCAGATAGCAATTTAACTCTGCCTAAAAGACAAGAGAAGCTAGAGCACCTCGTAACAGGAGGCGAAGCAGGCCCCCTGTTAATGAACGGACACCAGTGAGAACGGCACGACTGGAGAGCAGTCGGCTTGTGTATTCTCCAACACCGCAGTGCAAGCCTCCAAAGAGAAGGTGATTCGTCACGTGAAGATTACTACAGGCCTAATAGCTCAGACAACAGGAAATTATTAATGAATGCAAGCTACAGAACTGCCAGTTTCAGCTGTACGCTACTTTTTCCAGAAGCAAGCTGAAAGAGTTGCACCCTGGAGCGCTGGCTGCCGGACAGCTGAGGTTGAGCTTTGTTTCTAGTCCCCTGGacaaatttcagtgaaacagtCTTGCTGCTCTGACTGCCCAAATATTCTTagcaatttgttttgtttaggaCTACTACGCCAGGATTTCTTACTTTTAATGTCTAACTCACCGGACAGGCACAATTCTAATAAAAGAAGAAGTATAGTAACTGTAAGGCTATCACCATGCTCATGTTCAAGATGGCAAAGGTTCAAATTTGCCATGCCAGGAAAGAGTATTTCCCCAGAACTGCAGGAGGACTTCCTCTTCTAAATAC from Aquila chrysaetos chrysaetos chromosome 5, bAquChr1.4, whole genome shotgun sequence carries:
- the ZCRB1 gene encoding zinc finger CCHC-type and RNA-binding motif-containing protein 1 — protein: MSGGLAPSKSTVYVSNLPFALTNNDLYRIFSKYGKVVKVTIMKDKDTRKSKGVAFILFLDKESAQNCSRALNNKQLFGRVIKASIAIDNGRAAEFIRRRNYFDKSKCYECGEAGHLSYACPKNMLGEREPPKKKEKKKRKKIVEPEEIEEEEESEEEGEDPALDSLSQAIAFQQAKIEEEQQRWTQTAGESSISDDSKRPRIKKSAYFSDEEELSD